From Aptenodytes patagonicus unplaced genomic scaffold, bAptPat1.pri.cur scaffold_69, whole genome shotgun sequence:
TAAATTGGCAGGTGGGTGGAATGAACATCAGAGGGGTAAGCCCTGTGCTGTTCCTTATCGATGCATGGCCTCTTATGAAACAGAAGTGGTGATGTTGCCTGTATGAGTCATCCACTGACATCTCTTGATGTTCGATATCACAGAATATGCCACTCCCATTCCCAGAAGGATCCCACTACCCCATATCTCCAATGCCCAAGCCCGTTCCCCTTCACAAATATGCTGACATGACCATTCCAGCCTGTCCCACCTGATTGCTAATGTTTCAGTTCTCGGATGCAAGAAGCCCTTCTGTGATACTTAGACCCCATTTGTCACTGTGATGTTTATTTACACTAGGGGTGGGTGATCAGGTGCCTCGCCATGAGGACAGGCCTAGAATAAAACTGAATTCAGTGAAATGCTATTGTCTATCCAAGCACTGGCAGAGTGACTGATGAGTAGGTCTCCCAAACTCAGTCCTTGGAAGATGTGATTTGCTAAGGATATGCCTGTATAACATGTGCCCCTGCACAGGAGACAGTGTGCATGGCAGCACAGAGATACCAGCATCCTGTCCCCCAAAGGTACATATTAGTATTACCCTTTCATGAAATATCTGTTGTGGTGCCTACTGAGACAAAGGCTTCCTTTTCTATCTAAAGGACAGAAAACTTCTATTTTGTTCACTTCTCTACTGTGttgctgcacttttttttcctggcttagcTTAATTCCTGCATCATAATTATCATCACTAGTGTGATCACGGGTTTCCAAGAGAGATCAAATACATACTCAGGGTGTTAGCCCTCCCCTCCCACTGCCTCCCTTCTGTCCTTTGATGCCCTGTTGTGTGTAGCAGGCAGGACTCCCAAGAGCAGGCTAGCTGAGACAGTGGGAGGAATACTGGCAGTGGGATGTTTATAACGCTATCATTCAGTCACTAGACCAATGTTCCCTCCAGTTACTGAGTCTCCACTGACTGCATTATCTGTTCCATAGCACAGAAGTGGTTCTACCCATTTGATCCTGGAAGCAATACCTTGAGTACTGCGATTTACACCCTTCCACCAAAGCAGGAACCCTCCTTTCACCAAAACCCTGGATGGACTTGGGAATAGCTCTTCTCTGGCACTTCTGCCCCATGTGAATGAGATGTTCCTGCTCTTGCCCACCTCTTTGCCCATGTCACCCTCAAATTTTTTCTCAGGTCCAAAAGTTTAATTGAATCAGTTACTTCCAAGAGCCTCTCAGGCCAGCTGCCTTTCACTTAGTGCAAAGTGGAATCATCAGTCACAGATGTGTATTTGTCCCGCGCCTTGGGGGGTGCACCTGAGGTAGGTGAGGTACTGCTGCCTTTGCTATATAACCAGCCCCATGGCAGCTACTGGTTGCTCTGTTGGAGGCTGAGATGAGTGCAGAAGCTGGGAAGAAGCGTGGACATGCTCCTACCTCTGGGGACAGGAAGTCTAAGAGGAAGCCTAAGAGAAAGGAAACTTATTCAGTCTATATCTACAAAGTACTGAAGCAGGCGagtaaatgtttcttttctgctagAAACTGCTTCATATGTAAAGTTAATTCTGACCACTGCATGTTAACcttataaaaagaaaggaaggaaaatctgctttttaGTGAGATGGAAAAGGAGTGAGTGGGTACAGGAGAGCTGCAGCTGAGTctcaaaagtgtgtgtgtgtgttcttgaGGTAGGAGATGAGATGTATCTAGATCAGAAAGGGTTTCCTAGAGAGAATAAGCTCTCGTGCATGGCTCTGCCTAAAGAAACAATTGAGTAGAAGTCAACAGAGCAAGAACAGCTGCTGTTGGTCCTATGAGTAAGCATTAAAATCTTTCTGGTAATTTCTGTTGAGGAGATGAGAAAAAGAATTTCAAGAGGTGGCCATGAGTTGTCTAGGCCTCAGTTGCCTGCATGAGGCTGTAAGCAGGACTTGGAGCATGTGGGCATTTCCACCTCTTACAGGCTTGTTTTCCATGGGGGATTGTGCAGAGGCTCCTGCCAGCACAAGCCCAAAGTTACTATAGTATCATGGGGGCCTCTCTTCAGTCTAATGCAAGTGGCACACAACTCAAGACCCTCAGGGTGGCAACTGTGGGTCCCTTTGGGGTTAGGGTGCCCTGTCTGGGGTGGGAACGGCAGCCAAATTTTTCTGGGGGCACTGGGGCCCCCACTCCCTCCAGGGTGATGGGTGTGTGAGATAGTGCTTGATTACTGTCTTGCAGGTGCACCCAGACACTGGCATCTCCTCCAAGGCCATGAGCATCATGAACTCCTTTGTCAACGATATCTTTGAGCGGCTGGCCTCAGAGGCCTCACGCCTGGCCCAGTACAACCACCGCTCCACCATCACCAGCCGCGAGGTGCAGACAGCCGTGaggctcctgctgcccggcgagcTGGCCAAGCACGCCGTCTCCGAGGGCACCAAGGCCGTCACCAAGTACACCAGCAGCAAGTGAACGGCCCGGGCCCCAATAAAATCCTGCTGCACTGACCGCGCCCCGTCTGTCATGGCgccgccgggggggcggggggcgcggttGCCCTGGCGTGCGCGGAAGCCGTGTTCAGCCGACCCGGGGTGGGGGTGCCGGCAGAGCACCAGCGCGGGGCAGAGAGGCCGTCTCCTGCCGCTGCGGGCGGGACGCGGGCCGGTGCCTGGCGGCGGGCCTGAGCGCTGAGCGGCTGCTCCTCGcagccgcggcggggcccggggctgcTAGCGCGGAGCGCTGAGCCGGCGGCTGCGCGCCCTGTTCGTGAGCGCCCCGCCGGCCCTGCCGGGGCGCGCTCCTCAGCCGAGCGTCGGCCCCGCTCCGGTGGGGCCCGGCCTGGCGCGCTGGGACCTCTCCGCCCGCGGTGGCCGCCTCCAGCACGGCCCGGGACCCGGGGCGAGGTGACGGGTCGTCTCCGCCGCGGGCGGGCGCTCGGCTTCTGGGGCGAGGTCGCGCCAGGCCTCCGCGGGAGCGAGCGCCGCTCCCCGCTCTGCCTCTCGGCGGGGGGGCCGGTCAGCCCCCACGGCGAGCGGGGCCTGCGGCGGTGGCGCTCCGTGGGGAGCGGGTGCTGGTGGGGCCCGCGGAGCTAGGCCAGAGCTTTCAGCCGGGGCGGGAAGTGCGGAGAGGCTCGTGCTCCGATCCTGCCCGTCGCCCTCTCCCGCTGCTTACTCGGTACGGAGCGGCCGCTGCTTTCGCCAGCGTGGCTGCGGTCGGAGGGGGTGCCCTGgccgcagctgctgctgcaggcacagggagAAGAATGGGAAATACAGCTCTCCTCGCGGGTGGTACGTCTCCAGTGGTCCAGCCTGGGTAAGGAGCGAGAGGAGATGGGAGCTCTCATCGGTGAGAGAGCACGAGCGTGCTAGTTCTTCAGGAATCGGTTGGGTGTATCCTAAGGGGGAAGTGTGCAAATTGCTAGTCTGAACTTGAGCAGGAAGGATGCAAGTGTTAAAAAGGTGAAACGTGCACTTGGCATGCTGTTGGCCACTGCAAGAACTTTCAGCCTGGGACCTAGCCCACCTAAGGGTGTGTTGGATCGGTTTTAACTAGCAATCCAGAAAGAGTATTGAGCATGAATCTGTCATAGTTTATCACAGAGTACTGGTTGAATTGCCTTTTACGTGCTCCTCTTTAAGGAAGTTACAGGGGAACCTCAGTGTTGGAAGCTTGATAAAACTGGTGAAGTTGCTGCGGTGCCTAAATATTCTGCAGTTTTCCAGTACAACCTTTTGCAGCTCAAATGAGTTATCTGTAGTCTTGCCCCTTTACAATGAATAAGGATGAACTAGCCACTGGACTTTGAAGTTGGTTGCTATTAAGCTCTTGTCCTCATCATAAGCATGATGAGCAGATGGAAAACTTCAAAGGAGGAAAACTGTAAGTAAAGTTTTCTGTCAAATTAGTTTCAAGAAGGCGGAGGCAagataaaacattgttttctaaAACCTTTTCAGATGTCTGTAGAATTGGGACCTGTTGATGAAGGGGGCTCGAAGTTGGACTGAAAATCAAACTTGGTTCACAGAAGGCTGCAACTGGGGTGTTGGAGGATGGTGTAACAAAAATGTAGCGTAAGTGGAAAATACTTGCTGACTGTAGGCATAAAGGAGGTTAAAAGCATCTGTAGGTAGTAGAGAAAGGAATATAAGATTCTACATAtaaagaacaacaagaaaaaatcttGGAATGACAAAGTATGCAGTAAGTACAGAAATACCATGTTTCTAATAAACTTTTTtctatttgattaaaaaaaaattattattaaaacaaaaaagctactTCCTTGTTCAtttgtaggttaaaaaaaaagctgttaaatagCAGCTAGATGGGACAACTGTTTCAAGGTCAGTGTGTCCATAACTTTTACCTGGGTTTTGAAAAAAATGGGCTGGAATTCTCTGGTCTGctggtatttattaaaaaaaaaaaaatactggagtAGCAGGAAATTGTAAGTAAAGGATCAGGGAGGAAACACGTTTCACTCTGGGAAAGGAGGATAGCATGGTTAGTGGGTCAGTTAGTCTAGAATTAATTGTAGGCAAAATAAAGGAAACCTGCTCTAAGACTTGCTTGATAATAAATTAAGGGGTTGGAACATAAGTAATTGAAGTGGTTTATATAGAATATATCTTATTTTACCAAATCACAGGCTTGATTGATAACATCAGACTTGTCACAATTTTTAGAAAGATTCACTTTGGCTTTAATTAGCTCTATATGTCAACTATAGAACACTCAATAGCAGGTTGATTTCTCTGAGCTATCCCCAGTTCTCAGCAAATCGTTAACAGATATCATAAATGGAGACTTTCCTTCTTGTCGAGTCCTGCAGGAGTTGGTATTCAGTCTTATGCaactaaaaaagcaaaacctcgTGTTGGCTGcctgaaaataatgtattaaaaacaCAGATCATGTCTTTAATCTTTGCATCATGAATTGTGAGGCAGTTTGAACTCTGGCCATCTGGATTATTTGGTAGGACTGGATGAACACctgctgttaggaaaaaaaaacctaatacaACTAGAAGCAGAGACTACAGGGCATACTTGTGGAAAGCTAGGGTCATTCTGGGAAGCAGGGTGGGTTCTTCCATAATTCTCCAAagtctttatttcagttttcaggttCCTGATTGCTAAAAATCCCTCTGTGTCAGTGGCGCGCAGTTAGCAGTGGGTAGAGgggtttttcttatgtttataaACTGTTTTCAAAGATGTTTTGGTATTTCTGGTGGGTTGTgggggtttctttgtttgtttgggtttttttcctcctggtgaAAAACTTCTCCCTTTCAGGTAGGGGAGGAAGAAACAGTGTAAAAGGAGCTGGACTGACAGGAGAAACAAAGGGTATTTTCTTTCTAGGACTTGTGGACCTCATCTCTTCTTGCTTCCAGTGTCTTTGAAGAGACAACTTTGTCCTGCGGGGCTATAAACTGGGCTAGGACTGAGCGTCCTGCGTTCTGCCTTGGACTGTCATGTTGATGTCCGGCCCTGTCTGTTTTTCCTCAGGCTGACTGGGAAGTTCATAACCCCAGGTGCTTCCTACGTGAGTGAGCCAGGGCCCTGAAGGGAGCATTAGCAGATTCTGTCTGAGACTGTGTTCCACATGGAGCCTGTGCAGCCCACAGGGCTGAGTGAGTGCTGTCCAGAGTGATGGTGGAGGGCATGACCCCCTGGGCTGTGGTGGGACAGCCTGACTGTCCCATGAGTGCAGCACCTTCTCAGGGTGTGCAGGGCTGTCCCCGGGTTCCTGCATGGAGGTGCCACCTCAGGGTCTGTGGTGGAGTGAAGGAAAGCTGTGGGCTGTGTTCTGGGTGGAGATGTGATGTATGTGATCCTCCTAGAGAGAGTACAGGAGGCAGCAGAACTGGGACTAAGTGTATCACCTtcggtcccagccctgctgctaTGGTATGGGTCTTACAGTGTGGGGCTAGCtggtggagggagggaagaggttgTACTGggtgctctgtttccttttgactGTAGGACAGCATTGAAGAGTACTCTTTTCTTCATAGTGCCCTGCCTGCAAGCTGGAACTGGTCCTGAGCACAGGTGTTGGAGCAGCATCTCACCCAACAGGGCtatgctgcttttatttcctctAGCCCTTGTGGCTGGTTGTGCTGTGGGGAGAGGCTATGCAGCTGGTGCAGGTGGCAGATAGGCTGTGTCAGGGCTGCCTGTGAGCCAGGTTCATGGGGGAGACTCGGCCAGAGGCAGAGCATCGGGGGCAGGCCTGGGAGAGTCCAGCCAAAGAGTGGGATTGTGAGCAGGCTGCCATTTGCATCTAGAAGATGAGCGGTCCATCTCCTTGTCCAGTTTGTTCTATTGCTTCCTAGGCCACGGTGTCTGGGTTTGCTCCCCCTTTCCAGCAGCACTCCCATTTCGCTAGCCCTAGGATGCGCAGTCTTGCTTTTTGTGGGATGGAGAGTGCTTATGAATAGCTTGGAGCTGCAGTTCTGCTTCTGCCCTGGAGGTGGTTCTCTCTGACTACCTGATGTCAAATATACTTCTACTGCATGGCCAGGAGCCTGGTGCTGCCCAGCTCCAAGCAGGCTGCCGGTGGACCATGCAACTTCCCTCTGTGGTACCCTGGCTCTCTTAGCAGATAACTGGCCGTCTGTGTGGGTAAGGTGCTGATTTATGGGGAGATGAGCGGCTGTCTCCTGGAAGTGTCTGGTAGAGTATCTAGCACTGGGTGAGCCCAAGAGGAGTAAGGCTTTAGTGGTGCAGGTACTCAATTCTCTAGTACTGCAATTTGTGCATCCTGCTTCgtgtcttcccccccccttcttttttttttttttttttccctaaaggctGGAAGGATGGAGTTGGTAGTTGGCCTCATATCCCTCTTACTACGTCCCTGTGTTTCCTCACAGATCTGGAAGGGCAGCCTGCAGCGCAGATGCACCAAACTTCAGAAGCAGAAGGAGAGATGGTTGCTCTTGGAATGGCGAGTTCTGCACTGAACCTGCCAAGATTGTCTTTTTTGCATTTCCCATACAGGGGCGGGTTCATCTTTCACTGTGCAGGAGTTGTGCTGCTTGTTTCCCCACAGTGCATCCCCATGGAGCTGCCCTGATACACCTGCACAGAATGTCAAACACAGTCTTCCTTTCCTGAGGAATCACTCTGCATGCTTAGCACGGATTAGCTTTTGTGAGGACTGCTCCACAGCTCAGCTTCTTTCAGACTGGGCTTCTGGCTCCATGCCCTGTTTGTGCCATGATGATCTAGTGGATCAGGTGAGATCTGAATGAAGTTGGTTTGGGAGGAGGGGGTAGACTGTGCCAACCAGCAGGGATTCACAAGAAATTGGTCACTGTGAGAATGACCCAGAAGCACTCAGGTTACAGTAAAAAGCAAACCTTAACTCAGAGCCCATGCAGGCACTCTTCCAAAATGTCTTGGGACTGCCTTGGTCTGTGTGAGTCTGTCTTTTTCCAGGTCTGCCTGTGTCCTTGCAAGTCTCCCAGTGAGTTCTTAGTGCTGCAACATTGCAGCACTGTCATGTTGCATGTTTCTGGCCCCATGTCTATGTCCATCTGATTTGTTCTTACCAAGCTATACATGCCCATGGGCTAgaagcaaccttttttttttttttttttttgccttggtccaCTCTTCAAACCCCTCAAAAAGAACACTATAGTGTGACAAACTGAATCAAAGTGTtcataaaaatatcagtaatgcctgtgttctctgtttttcctttttgtaagagAACAATGACTTAAGAGTATGTGCTCTTTTCTCTCATACGGTGGGGGGACCATGAGGGCGAGCATCTCTCTGGTTTATGATGAGTATGATGAGTGGTGCAGGTTTGAGGGGAGGGAGCTTTTTGGGAGGCTGGCACCAGTGTGCAGACCTGTGTGCATTTCTCTTCCCATGTTGTTGTGTCCCttggcagcagtgctgccagGTGGCTGCTCTGGTGCATCATTAGACACTGTTCCAAATAGCATAGGCAGGAATGGTTCGGCACTCAGAGGAAAATGAGCTGGTGATGGATAGCTCTGGTGATGCCAAAGCTGTTAAAATGTGAACCTCTGAAGTGCAGCCAGGGTTCCAGCAAGGGACTCTCATCCTCTCTGTGCTCAGCTGCTGGTGTGTGGGGACAGTGCTGGTCTATGTCCCTTCCCTTTTCTGGTTTGGTCTGAGGTAGGTTGTTGTCTCTGAGTAATGGTAACTCTGAGTTGGTAACTCATGGTGGCCCAGAATCCCTGCCTGGAGAATGGGAGATGAGTGATGATCGAAGGTTAGACAGACACTCCCCCATGAGCACACACATTGCTGTCTGAGGCTCTGTTATTCCTGATGCTGCCAGCACTGTAATGGGACTGAGTGTCCATGGTGTCCTTGGAGCTGTTCTCCATCTATGTTCTCCCCAGCAAGGATTGTTGCAAATggtttgtttccttgtttgttctCTCTCTTCATACTCTGTTCACTCTGGAGTCCTGGATGTAGCCAACAATAATGCTGCCTTCCTTCATCTCCCCTGCTTGGGGTTGTGcagtgggggtgggggaggtaTTCACAAGTTAATTATATGGAAAAAGTAAGTCTTACTTGATATCTGTAATTTCCAGGGCCATATAACAAGGGGGGTCAGAAGGCATCCTTGTTCTAATGTCCTCTCCTTGTATAGCCCTGTATTACCTGCTGCCAAACATGGGGGGAGACTGAAAGACCTGCTGTCTGGTAAGGTGCTTCCTGATACCTGTGTATGGAGCTGCAGACAGGGACTGTCAGAGCCCCAGTGACCGACTTGTGGTGCCCCCGGTGCTGAGAAGCTTGTGACAGGGCAGAGTGCTTCTCTGGGGCCTGATGACAGAAATGGGATGGGGACAAAAAGTGTGCTCTTGCATGAGCAATGTGTATTGGGCTGGGCTCAGGACAGTTACCTAGTGGTACCTTGCATGGTCTCCAAGTGGGAGGAGGATGCTTCCATGTGGCCCCATGCAGGGTGTGGGGCTGGAGAAGAGGATGACACGGGCAGAGTGGCCCCATGAGGAATGGCTGCTGCAGGCCACACGCCGTTTTCCCATTAGCGAGTGTTTAGTTCAGCGTTTTAAATAATTGTGTCCTCGGAATgatatttaaaatccatttggGAGGCAATGAGGCGGGAAAGTGCCTGTGCCATTGTGATGACGCTGCGCAGGCCGTGCCACACATGCATATTACAAACTCGTTACAGGCTCGTTTACACGCACGCTGCTCACTCCCCACACAACCTCTTTCTGATGCTCCTAATGTTTCTTCCCCACCATGGCTGCTTCTGCTTGGCACTAGGGAGAAATTTACTTGATAAGGCAggcctggtgtcatctgcagcaAGAGGAGCAGGGGGCATGGCTATAGTAGTTGGGTGCTGGCCTTTGGAATGGGGATAGTGATGGGACTGTCTCTCAGGTGTCCTGTGCTTCACCTGTGCTCCATGCTCAGTGCAGAACTGTGCTTTCTGACAAGCCCTTGCACTTGTGTTATTGCAGGCTCCAGACCCTGCAGCCCCAAGGCTTTCAGCTGCTGTGCTCTGGGCACAGCTGGGAGACAAATTGCAGCACCTGTGCCAGGCTGACCACAAGCTGGAGGGACTAGGCATGAGGGAGCAGATggagcagcagcttcagcagcagtTCCATGAGTGCTGGTTAGTGGCTGAATGGGAGGGTGGCCTTGCTCCTATCCCTCTATCCCCATTCCTCTCTGACTGCTGCATGGGCACCCTCCACTGTCCTCCCAACCTGTGCAAAATAGAAAAACTATGTTGTAGTACAAGGCTTCTGGTATCACTTTATCCTTGTCCTGTTGGCCTTGGTGGCATGAGCAGCATTCAGTCTTCTCCCCTTGTCCTCTCCCTCCTGATTGTGTTCAGCCTCTTCTAGCCAGAGTCCCAGCTGTGGCTTTGCTTGGTGCCACCTTGTGACCAAAAGTTAGTGGGGTGAAGATCAAGCCCCCAGGTATATTTAAGGGCATGCTGGGTTATGACATCTATGTCCCTTGTACAGTGACCTTGCTGGCTCCTTTCCTGAATAGGAAATGGATGGTTCCAGCATCCTTTTCTCAGAAAAGACTGCTGGGCAGAAGCAAAGCTGGAGTAGGGGCAGAGGTTGTCAAATCAGGAGGAAGGGCAAGATATAAAACATGGGGCCTATCTGTGGTTGAGGCAGCAAACTTTCTCAGGAGGTGGAattttcccccatcccaccccagggcTGGTAAATCTGAATTTCCAGTGCATTTGGGAAGTGTATGTGGTGGGATGGTCTCAGGATGGAGGGGTTGGGGTCCCACAGCCTTATGCTGAAGGGGTGCTAACTGATATAATCTGGGGCAAGGAGGTGCTTTGCACTGAGCCTGGATGTGCTGCCTTCATCCATGTTCCTGCCAGCAGTCAATGGAGCATTCATAATGTACTGTCCAAGGAAGGGGGCTGCATGCTGTGGTTGGGAGGGGACTGGAGCTGCTGTAAATGCAACACAGATCAAGAAACCAGAAGGTGATACTTAATGGCTGGAACTTTGCAGGGTTTATATGCGTATGTTTGTAGATGGCTTTGTGGTGTATTGCCCTGATTGTTCCCTCCCTCTGCATGTACCTGTGAGTAGTAAGGCTCCAGCTGAAACCTTAACTTTGCTTTCAAAGAACAGGACTGTCTGTGGTGGGTTTATTCTTCAGGACACTACACTTCATCTTCTACACATAGGGCTTTG
This genomic window contains:
- the H2BK1 gene encoding histone H2B type 2-K1 encodes the protein MSAEAGKKRGHAPTSGDRKSKRKPKRKETYSVYIYKVLKQVHPDTGISSKAMSIMNSFVNDIFERLASEASRLAQYNHRSTITSREVQTAVRLLLPGELAKHAVSEGTKAVTKYTSSK